A stretch of Macadamia integrifolia cultivar HAES 741 chromosome 7, SCU_Mint_v3, whole genome shotgun sequence DNA encodes these proteins:
- the LOC122083582 gene encoding F-box/LRR-repeat protein At3g48880-like produces MLTRRRKEDERRNWKELNTDCLVMVLERVGMESLILDVPFVCKSWYRASLNPQCWKTLLFPVRLYDFHLYPRMTWPHKFIGRFMNVYQLQKFSVEGFVKLIVTRSRRSCVNILLPSECTSELLEFISNECPALKALVLPFDLMIDEGKVISKLVSKWKDLEQLHLGSTLFSFEEILTEVSLNCKNFNGLSVNGFVWNEEASTIATLLPKIKYLRLRMRASVPCESLKIIREGCKELVLLDAMEYCIGFQGKNEEIFKMASHIETIDYDAEEDFYIEHITDYASDGSFDGASD; encoded by the exons ATGTTAACTCGACGGAGGAAGGAGGATGAGAGAAGAAACTGGAAGGAGTTGAACACAGACTGTCTGGTGATGGTGCTGGAGAGGGTGGGAATGGAGTCTCTGATATTGGATGTTCCCTTTGTCTGCAAGTCTTGGTACAGAGCTTCTCTCAATCCTCAATGTTGGAAAACACTTCTTTTCCCTGTTAGACTCTACGACTTCCACTTATATCCAAGGATGACTTGGCCCCATAAATTTATAGGAAGGTTCATGAACGTATATCAACTCCAGAAATTTTCTGTTGAAGGCTTTGTTAAACTAATTGTGACCCGAAGTCGTAGATCTTGTGTCAATATATTGCTTCCTAGTGAATGTACCTCAGAGCTTTTGGAGTTCATATCAAACGA GTGTCCTGCATTGAAAGCCTTAGTCTTGCCTTTTGATCTGATGATTGATGAGGGCAAGGTTATCTCAAAACTGGTAAGTAAATGGAAGGATTTGGAGCAGTTGCACTTGGGAAGCACTCTATTTTCTTTCGAGGAAATTCTCACAGAAGTAAGTCTCAACTGCAAGAACTTTAATGGGCTATCTGTAAACGGTTTTGTTTGGAATGAAGAAGCATCAACTATTGCAACTTTACTTCCAAAGATTAAGTATTTGCGTCTGAGGATGAGGGCTTCAGTGCCATGTGAGAGTCTGAAGATAATAAGGGAGGGTTGTAAAGAGTTGGTGCTACTGGATGCAATGGAATATTGCATTGGTTTTCAAGGTAAAAATGAAGAGATATTTAAGATGGCTTCTCACATCGAGACCATTGACTATGATGCTGAAGAGGATTTTTACATTGAGCATATCACGGATTATGCCTCTGATGGTTCCTTTGATGGTGCCTCTGATTGA
- the LOC122083928 gene encoding F-box/LRR-repeat protein At3g48880-like → MEGRNWEELNTDCLVKVLERVGMESLILDVPFVCKSWYRASLNPECWKTLRFPVGIRDEPWMWVFDQFTDRFMDEYQLEKFSVTGFVKLLLTRSRRSAVTILLPAHCTSEALELVSNECPALKFLGMPFDLVQAHGELIPTLVSKWKDLQQLHLGSTRVCFKEILTEISSNCENFNGLSVSGYVGNEEASAITNLLPKIKYLWLRRNTTVPRESLQMILEGCKDLVLLDARNCFGFQAEDEEILKMASHIKTFMVEGSCLEDEDDYYEPISYKDACIDSDCGSD, encoded by the exons atggaggGAAGGAACTGGGAGGAGTTGAACACGGATTGTTTGGTGAAGGTGTTGGAGAGGGTAGGAATGGAGTCTCTGATATTGGACGTTCCCTTTGTCTGCAAGTCTTGGTACAGAGCTTCTCTCAATCCTGAGTGTTGGAAAACACTTCGTTTCCCTGTTGGAATCCGTGACGAACCATGGATGTGGGTGTTCGATCAATTTACTGATCGATTCATGGACGAGTACCAACTCGAGAAATTTTCTGTGACAGGCTTTGTTAAACTACTTCTGACCCGAAGTCGTAGATCTGCTGTCACTATTTTGCTTCCTGCTCACTGTACTTCAGAGGCTTTGGAATTAGTATCAAACGA GTGTCCTGCATTGAAATTCTTAGGCATGCCTTTCGATCTGGTGCAAGCTCATGGCGAGCTTATCCCAACACTTGTAAGTAAATGGAAGGATTTGCAGCAGTTGCACTTGGGAAGCACTCGAGTTTGTTTCAAGGAAATTCTTACAGAAATAAGTTCCAACTGTGAGAACTTTAATGGGCTATCTGTAAGTGGTTATGTTGGCAATGAAGAAGCATCAGCTATTACAAATTTACTTCCAAAAATCAAGTATTTGTGGCTGAGGAGGAATACTACAGTGCCACGTGAGAGTCTGCAGATGATATTGGAGGGCTGTAAAGATCTGGTGCTACTGGATGCAAGGAATTGCTTTGGTTTTCAAGCGGAAGATGAAGAGATATTAAAGATGGCTTCTCACATCAAGACCTTCATGGTTGAGGGTTCATGTCTAGAAGACGAGGATGATTATTATGAACCCATCTCTTACAAGGATGCGTGTATTGATAGTGATTGTGGCTCTGATTAA